The window AGCCCACCGGGTCCAATCGCTGCACCACGGCAACCGCTTGTTCAACCGTCTCGATTTCCCAGGGACCCATCGCGGCGATCTCTTCAACCGTTGCATCGAGGAAGCCGGTGTTCTCGTCCAGGTTGCCAATGATCGCTTCTCCGGCGGCTCGAACTTCGTCGGCGGCCCCCGTCAGGTGAAGCTGCCAAATGAGCTGCTCGCGCAGCGAGTCGCGACGCGTAAGCATGTTCTCGAACGAGACCTCGTCCTTCGCCTCGTATTCGTGGGTCTTGTAGCCGGGATCGAGATACTCTTCGAAAGTTGAGCCGAAATCCACCTCTTCAAATGGATCGCGTTCGCGCTCGGGTTCTGCTTCGCCGTCGACGGGACTGGATTCAGTTGCGCTGGTCGTGACGTTTGGAGCTTCGCCCGGCGAGGGAGACTCGGTTAGACCTCCGTCGGTCGCAGCCGGCTGGGTCGCCGCTTTCTCACCCGGGCTTGTGATGTCGGCCGTGGTTGCGTCGACTGCGGCAAGCTCGTCTGCGAGCGGTGAGTTGTCGTCGACGCCTTCCCCCGGCGCCACCTCGTCGAGTACGGGATTAGCGGACAGTTCGGTCTGCACCATGTCGGCAAGTTCGAGCTTGGTCATTGCCAACAGCTCGATCCGCTGCCGCATCTGCGGCGTCAAAACCAGTCGCTGCGAAAGGCTCGTACTGAGATGTGGCTTGACCGACATAGTTCATTTGTCGCCGGTCATTGGTCATTGGTCATTGGTCATTGGTCATTTTGTTTACCCTTGATTCAGAAGCAATTCGGAAAATGACCAATGACCAATGACGAATGACCAATGACTACATTCTGAAATTCTCCCCTAGATATACTCGTCGCACTTCTTCATCGCGCGTCAGCTCATCCGGCGTCCCGGCGCGGAATATTTTTCCGTCGTTAATTATATACGCTCTGTCCGTAATCGCCAGAGTCTCGCGCACGTTGTGATCCGTTATCAGCACGCCGATGCCTCGCTCGCGCAGCTTCTGCAAGATTCGCTGTATATCGATCACCGCGATCGGATCGATTCCCGCAAACGGCTCGTCCAGCAGGATGAACCGTGGCTCGATCACCAGACACCGGGCAATCTCGGTCCTTCGGCGCTCGCCTCCCGACAACTGGTACGCTTTTGTGTGACGCACGTAAGCTATGTCGAGTTCGCTGAGCAACAACTCGAGCCGATGCTCCCGCTCCGCTTTTGTGAGCGGCAGGGTTTGAAGCACCAGGAGAATATTGTCTTCAACCGTTAGCTTTCGAAAAACCGACGCTTCCTGGGGCAGGTAACTTATGCCGTCCCGCGCCCGCAGGTACATCGGCAACCGCGAAATATCCTTCGAATCAAGAAAAATCTTTCCGGCGTCCGGGCGTTCGAGCCCAACAATCATGTAGAAAACCGTCGTTTTGCCCGCTCCGTTCGGCCCAAGAAGTCCGACGATCTCCCCTTGATGGATGTCAAGCGATACGTTGTCGACGACGGTTCGCTTTCGATATGACTTTCGCAGGACCTCGACGGCAAGAACGCTTGTTTGTTGTAAGGGGAGTGCGGCTTGAGGCTCGGCGTCACCGGTCGGGTTTTCAATCAAGGACACTTCTTCTATCATCTCGTCGCTTCAATTCTGTTTGCTCTTTGTCAATCGATGAGTTGATCGGACACGGCCTGTACCCTGCTGATTCTCGACGGAAATCCTATCATCGCGGCTATAGAACGTCAATTGAGAGCCCATCGTCGCGCCCTTCTCGACATCATCCACACGAGCAGACTTTCCAGTCAAAACCGCCCGGCCATCCTCCGAGGTGTACGCCAGCTTGTCGCCGACGCCACGGCGTCCCGGCTGCGTCAACACCACATCGCCGTCAGCGTTCAGGTGATCGACTTCGTTGGTTTCCTGCTCAAGATACACGTCCACTGATGCCGCTTCGATACGATCGGTGCCTTGCCGGGCCTTGACTCCCCCTTCGTAGTGGATCTTTCTATCCGCATCCGAGTAAGTCATTCTGTCGGCCGTCGCAAATCCAGGTACGACCTCGCGTGCGCCCGGCGAAGTCTCGCGCCTGGTCTGGTAAAGGGCGCTTTCCACGTTGCCGTTGGCGGCCATGCGTTTGTCATTTTGATAGAGCTCGATCCGGTCAGCCTTGATGAAGTTGTCGTCCT is drawn from Acidobacteriota bacterium and contains these coding sequences:
- the lptB gene encoding LPS export ABC transporter ATP-binding protein, which produces MIEEVSLIENPTGDAEPQAALPLQQTSVLAVEVLRKSYRKRTVVDNVSLDIHQGEIVGLLGPNGAGKTTVFYMIVGLERPDAGKIFLDSKDISRLPMYLRARDGISYLPQEASVFRKLTVEDNILLVLQTLPLTKAEREHRLELLLSELDIAYVRHTKAYQLSGGERRRTEIARCLVIEPRFILLDEPFAGIDPIAVIDIQRILQKLRERGIGVLITDHNVRETLAITDRAYIINDGKIFRAGTPDELTRDEEVRRVYLGENFRM